A single genomic interval of Fibrobacter sp. UWB13 harbors:
- a CDS encoding xanthine phosphoribosyltransferase: MNFLEQKILADGVVKPGNVLKVDSFLNHQIDIRLMQKIGEEFKRRFADVQFNKVLTIEASGIAIAAFIAYLNDVPVVFAKKGQTVNSTDDKYVAKAYSFTHKKFNDIFVSRPYLKPTDKILIVDDFLADGEASKALIDLVKQAGAELVGVGIAIEKGMQPGGAKLRAAGVRLESIAIVDSMDPETGFIKFREQ; the protein is encoded by the coding sequence ATGAACTTCCTTGAGCAAAAAATCCTTGCCGATGGCGTAGTCAAACCCGGCAACGTCCTTAAAGTTGACAGTTTCTTAAACCACCAAATTGACATCCGCCTGATGCAAAAAATCGGCGAAGAGTTCAAACGCCGTTTTGCCGACGTCCAGTTCAATAAGGTGCTCACCATCGAGGCAAGCGGTATAGCCATCGCGGCATTCATCGCCTACCTGAACGATGTACCCGTGGTATTCGCCAAGAAGGGCCAGACCGTCAACAGCACCGATGACAAATACGTTGCCAAGGCATATTCCTTCACGCACAAAAAGTTCAACGACATTTTCGTTTCGCGCCCGTACCTCAAGCCGACCGATAAAATCCTCATCGTGGACGATTTCCTCGCCGACGGTGAAGCCAGCAAGGCGCTCATCGACCTCGTGAAGCAAGCAGGCGCCGAACTCGTCGGCGTAGGCATCGCGATAGAAAAGGGCATGCAGCCCGGTGGAGCAAAACTCCGCGCCGCAGGCGTCCGCCTCGAATCCATCGCCATCGTCGATAGCATGGACCCCGAAACTGGATTCATCAAGTTCCGCGAACAATAA
- a CDS encoding AbiJ-NTD4 domain-containing protein codes for MAERKSMIHVRGGFSEAHGMGSCNTQMQTDELDDRTRNILFNCISESLKEQFKNASAFGDKYLYDKENDLCKDIITFVLSKRIDSSKHYSVARIIAITEDILTNAFFNEVFDFIEFLAMHRYDKYEIEKRKGFYETINSIFEMEYVGYRFVDGRITPITDKNEIDSIEEACNNEFEGTRAHIKKAVGFIADREHKDYKNCIKESISAVESICSIVVGNEKATLGQALKRLEDNGLVIHSALKNAFSNLYGYTSDEGGVRHANGMFESDVTFEEAKFMLVSCSAFVNYLTANYGKVGGKHA; via the coding sequence ATGGCAGAACGTAAAAGCATGATTCATGTTCGTGGCGGATTTAGCGAGGCCCATGGAATGGGTTCTTGCAATACGCAGATGCAAACTGATGAATTGGATGATAGAACTAGGAATATTTTATTTAATTGTATATCCGAAAGTTTGAAAGAACAGTTTAAAAACGCTAGTGCATTTGGTGATAAGTACTTGTATGATAAAGAAAATGATTTATGCAAGGATATAATTACGTTTGTGCTATCTAAAAGAATTGATTCAAGTAAACATTATAGCGTTGCTCGTATAATTGCTATTACAGAGGATATTCTTACGAATGCTTTCTTTAATGAAGTGTTTGATTTTATTGAGTTCCTAGCAATGCATCGATATGATAAATATGAAATTGAAAAGCGTAAAGGTTTTTATGAAACTATAAATTCAATTTTTGAAATGGAATATGTGGGCTATCGATTTGTTGATGGTAGGATTACACCGATTACGGATAAAAATGAAATTGACTCCATAGAAGAAGCCTGCAATAATGAATTTGAAGGAACAAGGGCTCATATAAAAAAGGCTGTTGGCTTTATTGCGGATAGAGAACACAAAGACTATAAGAACTGTATCAAGGAAAGCATTTCTGCAGTAGAGTCAATTTGTTCAATTGTTGTTGGTAATGAAAAAGCGACATTGGGACAGGCCCTTAAACGGCTTGAAGATAACGGCTTGGTAATTCATTCGGCTTTAAAAAACGCCTTTTCAAATTTATATGGTTATACGAGTGATGAGGGCGGAGTTAGACATGCAAATGGTATGTTTGAAAGCGATGTCACTTTTGAAGAAGCAAAATTTATGCTTGTCAGCTGTTCTGCGTTTGTGAACTATTTGACCGCTAACTATGGCAAGGTTGGGGGCAAGCATGCGTAA
- a CDS encoding restriction endonuclease subunit S: protein MRKMKDCDFQWIGQIPEDWMMTKVKFVADFYNGDRGKNYPSGDDLVDDGIVFLTSNNIHSTVLDTNPEITKYITPERYKLLGGAKIKKGDIVFCLRGSVGLCSINESEDEGTVASSLTVLRPKNINNHFLNFILNSKIAEIQTKKFENGSCAANLSAENVGTYVIPFPPLAEQQRIADFLDEKCGEIDSIRSDIQKQIDILNDYKKSVITEAVTKGLNPKVKLKDSGIEWIGKIPEGWKTSYIKRLFDITLGKMIDSEKDVGLENYLCAANIKWTGINVDVHKQMYFSEYEKKLFLLDDGDVLVMEGGMAGTAAIYHNEFYPCYIQNSVMRCRSKNAATIQTFLYYWLFAIYHLGYIDRICNRATIQHYTKEKLGNTPILFPPLSEQKAIVDYLDEKCSEIDVTIADKQKQLETLDEYKKSLIFEYVTGKKEVP, encoded by the coding sequence ATGCGTAAGATGAAAGACTGTGATTTTCAGTGGATTGGGCAAATTCCAGAAGATTGGATGATGACCAAAGTCAAGTTTGTTGCTGATTTTTACAATGGAGATAGAGGGAAAAATTATCCTAGTGGGGATGACCTTGTAGATGACGGAATTGTTTTTCTCACGTCAAACAACATCCATTCTACAGTTTTGGATACAAATCCGGAAATTACAAAGTATATAACTCCCGAACGTTATAAATTATTAGGTGGCGCAAAAATCAAAAAAGGTGATATTGTTTTCTGTCTTCGTGGTAGTGTTGGTTTATGCTCAATAAACGAATCTGAAGATGAGGGAACGGTAGCGTCGTCATTAACAGTGCTAAGACCAAAAAACATCAACAATCATTTTCTTAATTTCATATTAAATTCAAAGATTGCTGAGATACAGACAAAAAAGTTTGAAAATGGATCTTGTGCTGCAAATCTTTCTGCAGAAAATGTTGGTACATATGTCATTCCTTTTCCACCTCTTGCGGAGCAGCAGAGAATTGCGGATTTTTTGGATGAGAAGTGTGGCGAGATTGATTCGATTCGTTCGGATATCCAGAAGCAGATTGATATCTTGAACGACTACAAGAAATCGGTCATTACCGAGGCTGTCACGAAGGGCCTTAACCCCAAAGTCAAATTAAAAGATAGCGGCATCGAATGGATTGGGAAAATCCCTGAAGGATGGAAAACATCATACATTAAAAGACTATTTGATATAACATTGGGGAAAATGATTGATTCTGAAAAAGATGTTGGTTTGGAAAACTATTTGTGTGCGGCAAATATCAAATGGACTGGAATTAATGTTGATGTCCATAAACAAATGTATTTTTCAGAATACGAAAAAAAACTGTTTCTTCTTGATGATGGAGATGTGCTTGTAATGGAAGGCGGTATGGCGGGGACTGCGGCTATTTACCATAATGAATTTTACCCTTGCTACATTCAAAATTCAGTTATGCGTTGTAGAAGTAAAAATGCTGCAACTATTCAAACCTTCTTGTATTATTGGCTGTTTGCTATTTATCATTTAGGATATATTGATCGTATATGCAATCGGGCAACAATTCAACACTATACGAAAGAGAAATTAGGGAATACGCCAATTCTCTTCCCTCCTCTTTCCGAGCAAAAGGCTATCGTGGATTATCTCGACGAAAAATGTTCCGAAATCGATGTGACAATCGCCGACAAGCAAAAACAGCTTGAAACCCTTGACGAATACAAAAAATCACTCATTTTCGAATACGTGACCGGCAAAAAGGAAGTTCCCTAG
- a CDS encoding nucleobase:cation symporter-2 family protein — protein sequence MKTSDNIYQLDGRVPLLQAIPFGLQHVLAMFVSNITPIIILANVVGIEKGLTASLIQNCMIIASIGTLIQLYPVWKIGSRLPIVMGISFTFLSVSISIGVSQGMGTLMGAVIVGGIVEGLLGLCAKYWLKLIPHIVAATVVTSIGFSLLPIGANSFAGGQGAADFGSAQNWIVGSVTLLTCLLTQVFAKGFLRSLSVLVGLIVGYILALCMGMVDFSGITNNGFFALPKFLPFTPEFNLGAILSVIAIYLVSATETVGDSSALCSGALKRQIHKVEMGGAISCDGFVSSISGLFGCTPITSFSQNVGLASLSGVVNRFAIATSAGIMLLGGLFPPIGTLLTTIPQAVLGGCTIMMFGSILFAGFGMIAKSGFSQRNMIIVSLSLSTGLGFTSASQMFKIFPQIIQTIFAENCVAVVFILAVVLNLVLPKDKEEGK from the coding sequence ATGAAGACTTCGGACAACATCTACCAGCTCGACGGACGCGTTCCGCTTTTACAGGCAATTCCATTCGGCTTGCAGCACGTGCTCGCCATGTTCGTGAGTAACATTACGCCGATCATCATCCTTGCAAACGTCGTCGGGATTGAAAAAGGCCTCACCGCCTCGCTTATCCAGAACTGCATGATTATCGCAAGCATCGGCACGCTCATCCAGCTCTACCCTGTCTGGAAAATCGGCTCCCGCCTCCCCATCGTCATGGGCATCAGTTTCACATTCCTCTCCGTCTCCATTTCCATCGGAGTATCGCAAGGCATGGGAACGCTCATGGGCGCCGTCATCGTTGGCGGTATTGTCGAAGGACTTCTCGGCCTCTGCGCCAAATACTGGCTCAAACTCATCCCACACATCGTTGCGGCCACCGTCGTGACCTCCATCGGATTCTCGCTTTTGCCCATCGGCGCGAATTCATTCGCGGGCGGTCAAGGCGCCGCTGACTTCGGTTCCGCACAGAACTGGATTGTCGGTAGCGTCACTCTCCTCACCTGCTTACTCACGCAAGTTTTCGCCAAGGGATTCCTCCGTTCGCTCTCCGTGCTCGTCGGCCTCATCGTCGGTTACATTCTCGCACTCTGCATGGGCATGGTCGATTTCTCGGGCATCACAAACAACGGCTTTTTCGCACTCCCCAAGTTCCTCCCGTTCACACCGGAATTTAACTTGGGCGCAATCCTCTCCGTCATCGCCATCTATCTCGTGTCCGCCACAGAAACAGTCGGTGACTCCAGCGCCCTTTGCAGCGGCGCCCTCAAGCGCCAAATTCACAAAGTCGAGATGGGAGGCGCCATCAGCTGCGACGGCTTTGTCAGCTCTATTTCCGGACTTTTCGGCTGCACCCCGATTACATCCTTTAGCCAGAACGTCGGCCTTGCCTCGCTCTCTGGCGTTGTGAACCGCTTCGCCATCGCAACAAGCGCAGGCATCATGCTCCTCGGCGGCCTCTTCCCGCCCATAGGCACACTCCTCACGACCATCCCGCAAGCCGTTCTCGGCGGCTGCACTATCATGATGTTCGGTTCCATCCTCTTCGCAGGATTCGGCATGATTGCGAAAAGCGGCTTCTCGCAGCGCAACATGATTATCGTTAGCTTGTCCTTAAGCACCGGGCTTGGATTCACATCAGCATCGCAGATGTTCAAAATTTTCCCGCAGATCATCCAGACCATCTTCGCCGAAAACTGCGTCGCCGTGGTATTCATCCTCGCTGTAGTCTTGAATTTGGTATTGCCTAAGGACAAGGAAGAAGGAAAGTAA
- a CDS encoding ATP-binding protein produces MNLIGRNREIGELDRCLKSDQSEFVVVYGRRRVGKTFLVEEFFNRQYDFSFVGGHNLPVKKQLRNFAKAIKHYAHLPKLPEFADWSDAFDSLTGWIESQSSDHKKVIFFDEMPWIDTPKSDFVEEFENFWNGWAARRKDILFVATGSATSWMIDKLVENQGGLHCRITNSIYLNPFTLYESEQYLRARRCAWDRYQILQAYMILGGVPFYWSLLDTRLSLVQNIDRLFFRKNALLKIEFDELYNALFSHAEYYIQVVQLLANHKEGMTRSEIGKQVRFDGKMLTIVLKNLERCDFVLRYSQLGNKVKDAIYRLSDFYTLFYFKYVQANNSLDEQWWSKHFNSHSVESWQGQTFELVCMTHVDAIKQKLGIAGIATEVSAWRYVPKSDSEKGAQIDLVISRADRTINLCEIKFAMGKYQMTAEYADYIRDRAELFRTKTKTKYAIVPTMVTTYGVAEGANSSVAQQEITMEDLFRGNML; encoded by the coding sequence ATGAACCTGATTGGACGAAATCGCGAAATAGGGGAACTCGACCGTTGCTTAAAAAGTGACCAGTCGGAGTTCGTTGTTGTTTATGGCCGTCGCCGCGTAGGCAAGACCTTCCTTGTAGAAGAGTTCTTTAACCGTCAATACGACTTTTCTTTTGTCGGAGGTCATAACCTGCCCGTAAAAAAGCAGTTGCGAAACTTTGCAAAGGCCATCAAGCATTACGCGCACTTGCCAAAATTGCCAGAGTTTGCCGATTGGTCAGATGCCTTCGATTCGCTAACCGGATGGATCGAGTCGCAATCAAGCGACCATAAGAAAGTCATCTTTTTTGATGAAATGCCGTGGATTGACACCCCAAAATCGGATTTTGTCGAAGAGTTCGAAAACTTCTGGAATGGTTGGGCCGCCCGCCGCAAAGACATTTTGTTTGTTGCAACGGGCAGTGCGACCAGCTGGATGATCGATAAGCTCGTCGAGAACCAGGGCGGGTTGCATTGCCGCATTACGAACAGTATCTACCTGAACCCCTTTACGCTTTACGAGTCGGAACAATACCTCCGAGCTAGAAGGTGTGCGTGGGATAGATACCAGATTCTCCAGGCGTACATGATTTTGGGCGGAGTCCCGTTTTACTGGAGTCTGCTGGATACCCGCTTGAGCCTTGTCCAAAACATCGACCGTCTTTTCTTCCGTAAGAATGCTTTGCTGAAAATAGAATTTGACGAGCTCTACAATGCGTTGTTCTCCCATGCGGAATACTATATACAAGTGGTGCAGCTGCTGGCTAATCACAAAGAGGGCATGACTCGTTCTGAAATAGGGAAGCAGGTCCGTTTCGACGGAAAAATGTTGACAATCGTCCTGAAAAATCTTGAACGCTGCGATTTCGTTTTGCGTTATAGTCAGCTTGGCAACAAGGTCAAGGACGCTATTTACCGGTTGTCTGATTTTTATACACTCTTTTATTTCAAGTATGTGCAGGCGAACAACTCCCTTGACGAACAATGGTGGAGCAAGCATTTCAACTCACACAGCGTAGAAAGTTGGCAGGGGCAGACTTTTGAACTAGTTTGCATGACGCATGTTGATGCTATAAAGCAGAAACTGGGCATTGCCGGCATAGCGACGGAAGTATCTGCATGGAGATATGTACCCAAAAGCGATTCTGAAAAGGGAGCCCAAATTGATTTGGTTATTTCAAGAGCGGACAGAACAATAAACTTGTGCGAAATTAAATTCGCTATGGGCAAGTATCAAATGACGGCGGAATACGCCGACTATATTCGCGATAGGGCTGAACTTTTCCGAACTAAGACGAAAACCAAATACGCTATCGTACCAACAATGGTGACTACCTACGGTGTTGCCGAAGGTGCCAACAGCAGCGTCGCACAGCAAGAAATCACAATGGAAGATTTGTTCAGGGGGAATATGCTATGA
- a CDS encoding type I restriction endonuclease subunit R: protein MKFSINERYDYQRGILNYLKEHNGYRVRTNENFDRRFAIDGELLVEFLTKTQPKKVELLRKMYKDDFEETLFNYFNREVNKKDGSLIGALKHGIDLANQHLDLMYSKPATDFNPELLKNYRENIFSVAEEVWASDDERIDLVIFLNGIAIISFELKSNPQGQNYSHAIEQYRTQRNPKTRLFQFKSGTLVNFAMDLNEVYMTTRLEGETTTFLPFNMGDGNGVNAGKGNPLCDDDYPVHYMWEDILTKDTILDLISRYIFIQVEEKEDKETGKKTKKENIIFPRYHQLDCLRKILADVTENMSSFNYLIQHSAGSGKTNTIAWLSHRFSSLHDKDDKQIFDNVVVVTDRVVVDRQLQAAISGIEHKSGLFKPMKDDCTSDDLRKALEGNTKIIATTIQKFPYIVDTVASLKGKTFAVIIDEAHSSTAGKNMAAITKALGKGKQNDDEEVDVEDSIVDEIKRNGKQENVSFFAFTATPKPTTLQLFGRINKDGHGEAFHTYSMKQAIEEGFILDVLQNYITYKTFYQVNKAIQDDPTLETKKAKRQIARTAELHDTNIAQRVEVIVEHFRTTVMQELDGNAKAMVITDSRQGAVKYRQAMDEYLNKKGYSDIKALVAFSGKVKVDDVEYSEAKMNGFSEDKLPEKFDKDGYQVLLVANKYQTGFDQKKLCAMYILKKLRGVNAVQTLSRLNRICAPYKKQTFILDFKNDYEDMKAAFAPYYTSTFLANSVNPRNIYELEKKIDAYAIIDCDDVMKFNEWMYKGLMDKKKAEINSLLVRAQKFVDKYELEEQLEFVALLRSFVRFYEFMIQVTNFSDVDLHKKYNFIVALLAYLDIRQAGNGFSLKGKIKIGNFVQKKDEEHKAPNLVSKPFLKLPIAEKFGLTEDKKQKLSEIIAEINSKNGTTFDTDVAVKAALQIRDIMMKNEDLKKKAAVNTERDFAYPFYDNIDEALIEGLGQNESFFTLLLNNEEIKKEVLGIFMGEIYKSLKKKAKEADEAVNATANEDVAGRIYKMPTQKNEFSEMPIAASEEQKNR, encoded by the coding sequence ATGAAGTTCTCTATCAATGAGCGTTACGATTACCAGCGCGGAATCCTCAATTACCTGAAAGAGCATAACGGTTACCGTGTGCGCACGAATGAAAACTTTGACCGTCGCTTTGCGATAGACGGCGAATTGCTCGTGGAATTTTTGACCAAGACGCAGCCGAAAAAAGTCGAACTCCTGCGCAAAATGTACAAGGACGATTTCGAAGAAACATTGTTCAACTACTTCAACCGCGAAGTGAACAAGAAGGATGGGAGCCTTATTGGCGCGCTCAAGCACGGCATTGACCTTGCAAACCAGCACCTAGACTTGATGTACAGCAAGCCCGCCACCGATTTTAACCCGGAACTCTTGAAGAACTATCGGGAAAATATTTTCTCGGTCGCTGAAGAAGTTTGGGCGAGTGACGACGAAAGGATTGACCTGGTGATTTTCTTGAACGGGATTGCCATCATTTCGTTTGAACTCAAGTCGAATCCGCAGGGGCAAAATTATTCGCATGCCATTGAGCAGTACCGTACGCAGCGTAATCCCAAGACGCGACTGTTCCAGTTCAAGTCTGGAACGCTGGTGAACTTTGCGATGGACTTGAACGAAGTCTATATGACCACGCGGCTCGAAGGCGAAACGACGACCTTTTTGCCATTCAATATGGGTGACGGTAATGGCGTAAATGCGGGTAAAGGGAACCCGCTTTGCGACGACGATTACCCCGTACATTACATGTGGGAAGATATCCTGACCAAGGATACGATTCTCGATTTGATTTCGAGATACATCTTTATCCAGGTTGAAGAAAAAGAAGACAAGGAAACTGGGAAAAAGACGAAGAAGGAAAATATCATTTTCCCGCGTTATCATCAGTTGGATTGCTTGCGAAAGATTCTTGCCGATGTCACGGAAAACATGTCTTCGTTCAATTACCTGATCCAGCACAGTGCGGGTAGCGGCAAAACTAATACAATCGCCTGGCTTTCGCATCGTTTTTCTTCGTTGCACGACAAGGATGACAAGCAGATTTTTGATAATGTCGTTGTCGTAACGGACCGCGTGGTAGTTGATAGGCAGTTGCAGGCGGCCATTAGCGGAATCGAGCACAAGTCCGGGCTTTTCAAGCCCATGAAGGACGACTGCACTTCGGACGATTTGCGCAAGGCGCTTGAAGGAAACACCAAGATTATTGCGACAACTATCCAGAAGTTCCCTTACATTGTCGATACGGTTGCCTCGCTTAAGGGTAAGACTTTTGCTGTTATCATCGATGAGGCTCATTCTTCTACTGCGGGCAAGAATATGGCGGCAATCACCAAGGCTCTTGGCAAAGGCAAGCAGAATGATGACGAAGAAGTCGATGTCGAAGATTCTATTGTCGATGAAATCAAGCGCAACGGCAAGCAGGAGAATGTATCATTCTTCGCGTTTACGGCGACTCCCAAGCCTACGACTTTGCAATTGTTCGGGCGCATCAACAAGGATGGTCATGGCGAAGCGTTCCACACCTATTCCATGAAGCAGGCGATTGAAGAAGGCTTCATTCTGGACGTGTTGCAGAATTACATCACCTACAAGACTTTCTATCAGGTGAACAAGGCTATTCAAGACGATCCGACCCTGGAAACCAAAAAGGCGAAGCGCCAGATTGCTCGTACTGCCGAATTGCACGATACCAATATTGCACAACGAGTAGAAGTGATTGTAGAACACTTCCGCACGACTGTGATGCAGGAACTGGATGGAAACGCAAAGGCAATGGTCATTACGGATTCTCGCCAAGGTGCAGTGAAATACCGACAGGCCATGGATGAATACCTGAATAAAAAAGGTTACAGCGACATCAAGGCGCTAGTCGCATTCTCCGGAAAGGTGAAAGTTGATGATGTCGAGTATTCCGAAGCAAAAATGAACGGTTTTTCGGAAGACAAGTTGCCTGAAAAATTCGACAAGGACGGATATCAGGTGCTGCTTGTGGCGAACAAGTACCAGACTGGCTTTGATCAGAAGAAACTTTGTGCGATGTACATCCTCAAAAAGTTGCGCGGAGTCAACGCCGTGCAGACGCTTTCGAGACTCAACCGCATCTGTGCCCCGTATAAAAAGCAGACCTTCATTCTCGATTTTAAGAACGATTACGAAGACATGAAGGCGGCATTTGCTCCGTATTATACCTCGACATTCCTCGCCAATTCTGTCAACCCGAGAAACATCTACGAACTTGAAAAGAAGATTGACGCTTACGCCATTATCGATTGCGATGATGTGATGAAATTCAATGAGTGGATGTACAAGGGGCTGATGGACAAGAAGAAGGCTGAAATCAACAGCTTGCTTGTGCGTGCGCAGAAATTCGTTGACAAATACGAACTCGAAGAACAACTGGAATTTGTCGCTCTGTTGCGCAGTTTTGTGCGTTTTTATGAATTCATGATTCAGGTGACGAATTTCAGCGATGTTGACTTGCATAAGAAATACAATTTCATTGTCGCGTTGCTTGCATATCTGGATATTCGCCAGGCAGGTAATGGCTTCTCATTGAAGGGCAAAATCAAGATAGGGAACTTTGTCCAGAAAAAAGATGAAGAACACAAGGCTCCGAACTTGGTTTCTAAACCGTTCCTGAAATTGCCTATTGCTGAAAAGTTCGGTCTCACTGAAGATAAGAAGCAGAAACTGTCCGAGATTATCGCCGAAATCAACAGCAAGAACGGAACTACGTTTGATACTGACGTTGCCGTGAAAGCCGCTTTGCAGATTCGCGACATCATGATGAAAAACGAAGATCTTAAAAAGAAAGCTGCGGTTAATACTGAACGTGATTTTGCGTATCCGTTCTATGATAATATTGACGAAGCTTTAATTGAAGGTCTTGGCCAAAATGAAAGTTTTTTCACTTTGCTCTTGAATAATGAAGAAATCAAGAAAGAAGTTCTTGGCATATTTATGGGCGAAATTTACAAGAGCCTAAAGAAGAAAGCCAAAGAAGCCGATGAAGCGGTGAATGCTACGGCTAATGAGGATGTCGCAGGGCGCATTTATAAGATGCCAACGCAGAAGAATGAATTTAGTGAAATGCCGATTGCTGCCAGTGAGGAACAGAAAAATAGATAG
- a CDS encoding class I SAM-dependent DNA methyltransferase codes for MSKNKVIDAAFDDSPVDVSTEVNFIWSIANTLRGPYKSDKYKDVIIPMVIIRRFECALAGTKAKVVAQFKKSPAYPYKAMCKISGFQFYNTSEYTLAELLNDSEHIASNFKSYLNAFSPNVQEIIMSNSSGLDFEKQIDKMDKHNRLYGVIKKFSELDLNPKTIDNVKMGYIFEDLIRRFSENAEAGDHYTGRDIIKTMVNILLAEGCDDIFDDGKVITVCDQACGTGGMLSTTENFIKRFNPTADIRLFGQEVNPESYAICLAEMLIKGQNAENIRLQDTMKADCFANTKMRFMVENPPFGQPWGGKDAAEGVEEAVYKEKTKSQSRWGAGYLPATGDMQLLFIQSAVDKMDDLCGRAAIIENGSPLFTGGTASGESQIRRWLLENDLLEAIIALPTDLFYNTGIATYIWVLSKNKSQKRRGKVQLIDASGIYHKLRKSLGNKRNEITPKDRKRITELYANFEENELCQIYDNEEFMYREYVVKQPLQRSYAITDERIENLVVSGVLNTVYDEAKVNELENSEEELSTKEEKLLEKLKAGKPIYDFIMETLKANTGKKKYLEPDSFMERLSELFPDVDKKLLDRIADGLSVMDKEAEIQKDKKGNVLWDNDSKDTEIVKYTESINDYMAREVLPHIPDAKAFFEEDLSAKKPVVKTGAEIPFTRYFYKYQQPKASKDLAKEFVELDKSVNKRIAKLFG; via the coding sequence ATGTCCAAGAACAAGGTCATCGACGCCGCTTTTGACGATTCCCCGGTAGATGTTTCGACTGAAGTTAATTTTATTTGGTCCATCGCGAATACTCTTCGCGGCCCTTACAAGAGCGACAAGTACAAAGATGTCATCATCCCGATGGTGATTATCCGCCGTTTTGAATGTGCGCTTGCCGGCACGAAGGCTAAGGTTGTTGCCCAGTTCAAAAAGAGCCCCGCTTATCCTTACAAGGCGATGTGCAAAATTTCCGGTTTCCAGTTCTACAACACGAGCGAATACACACTTGCAGAACTCCTGAACGATTCAGAACACATTGCTTCGAATTTTAAGAGCTACTTGAACGCATTCTCGCCGAACGTTCAGGAAATCATCATGAGCAATTCGTCGGGTCTCGATTTCGAAAAGCAAATCGACAAGATGGACAAGCACAATCGCCTTTACGGCGTCATCAAGAAATTCTCGGAATTGGACCTTAATCCGAAAACGATTGACAATGTAAAGATGGGCTACATTTTCGAGGACTTGATTCGCAGATTCTCTGAAAACGCTGAGGCGGGCGACCACTACACGGGCCGCGACATCATCAAGACGATGGTGAACATCTTGCTTGCCGAAGGTTGCGACGACATCTTTGACGATGGCAAGGTGATTACCGTTTGCGACCAGGCTTGCGGAACGGGCGGTATGCTCTCCACTACGGAAAACTTTATCAAGCGTTTTAACCCGACAGCGGACATCCGTCTTTTCGGGCAAGAGGTGAATCCGGAATCTTATGCGATATGCCTTGCTGAAATGCTTATCAAGGGGCAGAACGCCGAGAATATCCGCTTGCAAGACACGATGAAGGCGGATTGTTTTGCGAATACCAAGATGCGCTTTATGGTAGAGAATCCGCCGTTTGGGCAACCTTGGGGCGGCAAGGATGCTGCCGAAGGTGTTGAGGAGGCGGTGTATAAGGAAAAGACGAAATCGCAGAGCCGCTGGGGGGCGGGCTACTTGCCTGCAACGGGCGATATGCAGTTGCTGTTTATCCAGTCGGCGGTCGACAAGATGGATGACCTTTGCGGCCGTGCAGCGATTATTGAGAATGGCTCTCCGCTTTTTACGGGTGGTACGGCTTCTGGCGAATCGCAAATCCGTCGTTGGCTTTTGGAAAACGATTTGCTCGAAGCGATTATTGCGCTCCCGACGGACCTTTTCTACAACACGGGCATCGCGACCTACATTTGGGTGCTTTCGAAGAATAAGAGTCAAAAGCGTCGTGGCAAGGTGCAGCTCATTGACGCGAGCGGTATTTACCACAAGTTGCGTAAGAGCCTCGGAAACAAGCGCAACGAAATCACTCCCAAAGACCGCAAGCGCATTACCGAACTTTATGCGAACTTTGAAGAGAACGAACTTTGCCAGATTTACGACAATGAAGAATTCATGTACCGCGAATATGTGGTCAAGCAGCCGTTGCAGCGCAGCTATGCCATCACTGACGAACGCATTGAAAATCTGGTCGTTTCGGGTGTGTTGAATACGGTCTATGACGAAGCGAAGGTGAACGAACTTGAAAATTCCGAAGAGGAGCTCTCCACCAAGGAAGAAAAGCTCCTTGAAAAGTTGAAGGCGGGCAAGCCCATTTACGATTTCATCATGGAAACGCTAAAGGCGAACACCGGCAAGAAGAAATACTTGGAACCGGATTCCTTTATGGAGCGTTTGTCGGAATTGTTCCCCGATGTGGATAAGAAGTTGCTCGACAGGATTGCGGATGGCCTTTCTGTAATGGACAAGGAAGCCGAAATTCAGAAAGATAAGAAGGGCAATGTTCTTTGGGATAACGATTCGAAGGATACCGAAATTGTCAAGTACACCGAAAGCATCAACGATTACATGGCTCGCGAAGTGCTGCCTCATATCCCTGACGCAAAGGCTTTCTTTGAAGAAGATTTAAGCGCCAAGAAGCCTGTCGTGAAAACCGGTGCTGAGATTCCGTTCACACGCTACTTTTACAAGTATCAGCAGCCCAAGGCGAGCAAGGATTTGGCGAAGGAATTTGTAGAACTCGATAAGTCTGTGAACAAGCGTATTGCAAAATTGTTTGGGTAG